CGTGAATCCGGGACGCACCGGGGAGAGGCAATCCCCGGTTTCCGATCCCTCGACCGTGCGGCAAACCGACTCAAGGGCAATGGCACCCGGAGGACCGGCCAATCATCCGATCTGGGACGGATCGCGGCGAATCGCTACACTGGGCGTACCGTGGTTCGTTGAGCGATCGGGCCGGCCCTGGCCTGGTGCAGACGCCCTGCTCGTCGAGAGATCGTTGTTGCCATGCCCGGTCCGTCGCTGTTCGATTCCCTGCCTGATCCTCATGACCGTGATCCAAAGGCGACCGCCGGGGGAGTTGGTCTGCCCAGCGCTCCACCGGTGCTCAGTGTCACCGAACTGACCAGCTTGATCCGCGAGCTGCTCGAATCGGCATTTGCCGAGGTGGCCGTATGCGGCGAGATCTCCAACCTTTCCCGCCCGAAGTCGGGCCACGTCTACTTCGACATCAAGGACGAAGGGGCCCGCATCCGGGCCGTCCTCTGGCGGACTCAGGCCGCCCGGGTTCCTTTTGATCTGGAAAACGGCCTGGCAGTGCGAGCATGGGGCAGCGTCGATCTGTACCCGCCGCACGGCTCGTATCAGATCAATGTTCGGACCATCGAGCCGGAAGGGATTGGGCCGCTCGAACTGGCCTTCCGGCAGCTCTGCGACCGCCTCCGGATCGAAGGTCTGTTCGACCCGGCCCGCAAACGCCCCCTTCCGAAGTTTCCCCGGCGAATCGTGGTCGTCTCCAGCCCGACCGGCGCGGCGGTCCGAGACATCCTGACGATCACCGGTCGGCGCTGGCCGTCGGCCGAGATCCTGATCGCCCCGGCCAAGGTTCAAGGCCAGGGGGCGGCCGAGGAAGTGGCCGCCGCCATCGCCATGGCCAATCGCCTCCGCCAGGTCGATCTGATCCTCGTCGGCCGAGGCGGCGGCAGCCTGGAAGACCTCTGGGCATTCAATGAAGAAGTGGTGGCGCGGGCAATCGTTGCTTCCCGCGTTCCGATCGTTTCCGGAGTCGGGCACGAGACCGACCTGACGATCGCCGACCTCGTGGCCGACTTGCGCGGCCCGACCCCCAGCGGCGCGGCCGAACTGGCCGTGCCCGACGCTCGTGATGTGCTGGATCGGCTTGAAACGCTTTCTGGTCGAATGGCCCGCGCGCTGGCGCTCCGATCGAGCGACGCTCGATCGCGGCTCGAATCGCTGGCTGATCGGTCCGATCGGGCGATGGCTCGCCTGCTCGATCGTCGCCGCGATCGCCTGGCCGCCCTGGCCGGTCAGCTTGATGCCCTCAGTCCGCTCGCCGTTCTTTCCCGAGGCTACAGCCTGACGCAACGGCTCGACGACGGCCGAGTCGTGCGAGCGCCCGACGATGCCCGGCCCGGGACGGTGATCCGGACTCGGCTCGCCTCGGGATCAATCCTCAGCAGGGTCGAAGCGAGCCCAACCGACGGGGAACCCGCGCACGACGAGCTGAACGCCTCTTCGGCCGACACCAAGCGGCCTGCCCGCCGCGACCGCCGCCCCGCCCCAGGTGCCGCGGCCCCCGTGCCGACTGATCGCCCCCGCAAGCGCCTCGCCCCCGGAGGCTCCGGCCCCTTCCGCACCGATCCCGAACGGAGCTGATCTGATGCCCGACGACCCTCAGACCTCCCCAACGGCTTCTGAACCGAATCCCCCGTCCTTCGAGGTCGCCCTGGGACAGATCGAGGCGATTGTCTCCGATCTGGAACGGGGAACGCTCGACCTTGATGCCTCGCTGGAACGCTACGAACGCGGAGTCCGCCTGCTCGCGCAGTGCCGCACCACGCTCCAAACCGCCGAGCGGCGGGTCGCCCTGCTCACCGGCACCTCTGAGGAGGGAGACGCCCTGACCACTCCCTTCGACGATCCCTCCGCCCTGGCGGCCGACCCTGACGACGATTGAACGCTTCCGATCTCCTGACGCAACGTCGGTGATTCGCTGACGACCGTCCCTCCCCTTGCCGGAGTGCCTCCATCCGGTTTCCCCCAACCACCCCCAACCATGCAGCTCCGCCGTATCGACCTGAAGCTTGTCCGTCTTCCGCTGGTTCGTCCGTTCCGAACCAGCTCGCATGTGAAGGATCATCTTGCACATATTCTTGTGCGCGCCGAGTCGGCTGATGGACTCGTTGGCTGGGGCGAATGCGCCAGCCCGTCCGACCCGTACTACTGCCCCGAAACGACCGAAACGTGCTGGCACATCCTGCGCGATTTTCTCGGGCCGCTCGTGCTGGGCAAGGACTGGGAGACGATCGACGATCTCACCGCCCTGTATCGCCTGGTGAAGGGGAACAACTTCGCCAAGGCCGGCCTGGAGATGGCCTGCTGCGACCTACTGGCCCGGTCGCAAGACATCTCGCTTGCCCGGTTCATCGGTGGCGTGCGGCCGAAGATCGCCTCGGGGGTGAGCCTGGGAATCGAGGATGACCTGTCCGCCCTGCTTGATACGATCGAGCGGCATCTCTCGGCTGGTTACAAGCGCATTAAGCTGAAAATTGGTCCCGGGCGTGATGTCGAGGTGGTCCGAGAGGTCCGTCGCGTCTACCCTGGCATCTTGCTTCAGGTCGATGCCAATTCCGCGTACACACTCGACGACATTGACATGCTGCGTCGTCTTGATGAGTTCGATCTCCTCCTCATCGAGCAGCCGCTGGCGCACGACGACATCATCGACCACGCCCGACTCCAGGCTGCCCTGCAGACGCCGATTTGCCTCGACGAGTCGATTCACTCGGTCGATGATGCCCGCAAGGCGCTTGAACTTGAGGCCTGCCGGGTCATCAACATCAAGGTCAGCCGGGTCGGCGGCTTGATGGAAGCTCGCCGCATTCATGATTATTGCTTCACGCGATGTGTTCCCGTCTGGTGCGGCGGCATGCACGAGTTCGGCATCGGCCGCGCCGCCAATGTCGCACTGTCGAGCCTTCCCGGCTTTGTCTTCCCGGGAGATGTGTCCGGTTCCGACAAGTACTACCTTCAGGACATCGTCGATCCCCCCGTCCTCGCCTTCGACGGCGACGTACCCGTTCCCAAAGGTCCGGGACTCGGTCACGAACCGGTCGAAGAAATCATCATCGGCAACACCCGGCGTGAGGTGACGCTCGACGCGAACGAGGTCGATCGGTAGGCCCCGACTCACTCGGCCTACAAGTCACAACACATGATCGAATCACCCTCTCCTCGGAACCCGACCTCCATGCCACCTCACGACCTTCTCCCTCACCTTTCGTCCCGGCTCGACGACATCGTGATGCTGTTGCGGACGCTTGTCGAACATGAATCTCCCAGCAAGGACAAGGGCGCACTCGACGCCCTCGCCGATCGTCTAACCGGGTTTCTGCACCATGCTGGAGCATCGTCCGTCGATCGGATCGCCAACGTCGAGGGGGGCGATCATCTCCTCGCGCGTTTTGACTTCGGCCACACTGCACCCGATGCCCCCAGGCCCGCCCTCCTGATGGCACACTTCGACACGGTCTGGCCTGTGGGAACCCTGACCACCATGCCCTTTCGGGTCGAGGATGGTCGCGTGCATGGCCCCGGAACCTTCGATATGAAAGGAGGGCTCACGCTCCTGCTCACCGCCCTCACGGCGCTGCGCGATCTGAATCTGAGCCCGCCTCGTCCGGTCGAGTTCCTCCTCACCTCCGACGAGGAAATCGGCAGCCCCAACTCGCGTTCCCTGATTGAAGCGACGGCTCAGAACGCCGCTTATGCCCTGGTGCCCGAACCTCCCTTGCCTGGAGGCGGCCTGAAAACGGCCCGAAAAGGGGTCGGACGCTACACCTTGAACGTCAGCGGCATTCCCGCCCATTCCGGCATCGAACCCGAAAAAGGCAGAAGCGCCCTGCTCGAACTCGCTCATCAAATCATCGCCATCCACGCGATTGCCGACCCTTCCCTCGGCACCACCCTGACCGTCGGTCGCGCGGAAGGAGGAGGAGCCGTGAACGTCGTTCCCGCCTCCGCCACGGCCGAGATCGATGTGCGCGTTTCTACCCTGGACGAGGCCGACCGGGTGGACCATGCCTTACACGCCCTCACTCCCACCCTCGACGGCACTACGCTCACCCTCACTGGTCGGCTCAACCGCCCTCCGATGGAGCGTACCGCTGCCACGGCTTCACTCTTCGAGCGTGCCCGAGAGGCGGCACAACCGCTTGGCCTTGACCTCACCGAAGGCTCCACGGGGGGAGGCTCCGACGCCAACTTTACCTCGGCAATCGGCCTGCCCACCCTCGACGGTCTTGGCCCCCTGGGAGCGGGTGCCCATGCCGTTCACGAGCACATCGAGGTCGATTCCCTCCCCCTCCGCGCCGCGTTGATCGCAAGCTTGATTCAGTCTCTTTAATCTGAGCGTGTGGAGTACGAGACGGATGAGCGACCCCACCATTGAACCGATCGTGATCCGCCGCGCTGAAAGCCCTGCCGACTATATTGCCTGCCAGGATGCCCAGCGCCGATCGTGGGGCCTGGTTGATGAGTCGTACGTCGTGCCGGTGGCGACCCTGGTGGGCGCGAACCTGCATGGAGGGTTGGTCCTGGGTGCCTTCCTGGACGACGGCACCGCAGCGGGTTTGTCGTTTGCGTTTCTCGGGAAGATCGACGAGAAGCTCGGGCTTTACTCGCAATTGACCGGCGTCGTTCCCGAGTATCAGGGACGAGGTCTCGGGCGTCGGATGAAGCAGGCTCAGTTCATGATTGCCGAGGCCGAAGGGCTGGCCTGTGTTGCCTGGGCGTTCGATCCGCTCCAGGCCGGCAACGCTCGGTTCAACCTCGATACCCTGCACGCCACGGCATCGCATTATTTGGTCGATATGTACGGTCCCCGAACCGACGACCTGAACGCAGGCATTCCGACCGATCGGCTCATCGCCGTCTGGGAGCCAAAGCAGTTGACTCGCCCGACACTCCCGGAGCACCCCTTTGGAGAGTTGCCCTTGCTGATTGATCCTGATGGTCCCACCGCAAAGCCAATCGATCCGAGCGTACCGATCGTCTTGCTCGAAATCCCGGGCGACCTCGCCGCACTCCGCGCCTCGTCTCCCGAACGGGCGAACCGCTGGCGACTGGCCGCTCGGGAGGCATTCGAATCGGCCTTCCGCAACGGCTACCGGGCGGTCGGAACCGTCAGAACCGGAGAGGGTCAGGAACGTCGGCAGGCGTACGTCCTGCATCGCCCGTTGGCCGACGCGTCGGCCTGATCGGGACTGGAGGCCCAGCCGGGGGGTGGGTAAGATCCGTTTCAAATCATTCGAGCCCGGCCGGGGCCGGCACGGCGAGCCCTCGGCGCGGCATCGCCTCCCGAAATGGTTTCGGGGCTGGCCCCTGCTCCGGAACAGAAAAAGGCCCGGAACCCATGACGAGCAACGACGCGACGGCACCATCGGGGTCGCGAACCCTTTCGAGGCGCCAGTGGATTCAGGGAACGCTCGGTGCCCTCGCCGGGACGGCAATGGTTCCGGCCGCGGCTCGCACCCTGCTGGCGACCCCAAAAGGGGCCCCCCTGAACCCCCCTCGCTACTGCCTGAACACCAGCACGATCCGGGGGGCCAATTCCGAGGTCGGTCTTGTCGATCAGATTCGCATCGCGGCCGAAGCTGGTTACGACGCGATCGAACCCTGGCTCCGCGACATCAACCGATTCAAGGATGAGGGCGGTTCCGTCCGTGATCTCGGGCAGCAGATTGCCGATGCAGGACTGGCCGTGCCCAGCGCTATCGGCTTTGCCCGGTGGGCGGTTGATAACACCGACGAACGGGCCGCCGGCCTGGAGGAAGCCCGACGCGACATGGCCACGCTGGCCGCGATCGGCGGCACCCGGCTGGCCGCCCCTCCTGTCGGCCTGACCGATCAACGCTACGGCGATTTGCTCACCCTGGCCGAGCGCTACGCCACCTTGCTCGAACTGGGCACCGAGTTCGGCGTGGTCCCCCAACTGGAGGTCTGGGGTTTTTCCCAAACCTTCCAGCGGCTTGGCGAGGTGGCGTTTGTCGCGGTCGAAAGCGGCCGACCCGACGCCTGCATCTTGCCCGACGTGTATCACTTATATAAAGGTGGATCAAGCCTTGAAGGGCTCTTGTACCTCAACGGAGCCTCGATTCATGTCTTCCATCTGAACGATTACCCCGCCGAACCCCCTCGGGAGTCGATCAGTGATGCCGATCGCGTGTTTCCGGGAGACGGCGTTGCCCCCTTTGATCGATTGAGGGAGATCCTCAGTGCGATCGGCTTCAACGGCACCTTCTCGCTCGAACTGTTCAATCGTACGTACTGGACCCGTGATCCGCTTGAGGTTGCCCGCGAAGGGCTTCGCAAGATGAAGGCCGTCACCGGCGATCCCGCCTGACAACCTCGCTCGGCGAAATTCGGAAGACACATCAACACCAGGCCCCGTTCTTCCTGCCTCTCCTCTCCTCGGTTCGGAAGAACGAACTTGGTCCGGTTGGTCGCGTAGCAACGGCCCACAATCGCCGAATCAATCAATTTTTATAACAATTTTTCCGAATTGTTCAGAGTGCTCCATGCGTCGAAGGGCATCGCGTAAATCGTCCAGGAAGTAGGTCTGGTCGACGACGGGCTGAATTCCACGGTCCTCGACGAGTTCGAGCAACGCGGCGAATTCAGCCGGGGTGCCCATGGTGGTGCCCAGCAACTGGAGTTGCTTCCAGAAGATTGGAAACACGTTGAGCGAGGGGACCGGTCCGGTGGTGGTCCCGAAGTTGACCAGCCGACCGCCGGGCCGGAGCAGGTCGACGGCATGGGCAAAGGTTTCTCCGCCGGCGCTGTCGATGACCACGTCAGGCCTGCCCCCAAGCGCCCGAAGCGTGTCGGGCCAGTTCGGATCTCGATAGTTGACGCCGCCCTCGGCTCCCAGCTCTTTTGCTCGTTCGAGCTTCGCGTCACTTCCCGACGTAACGAAGACCCTCGCTCCCAGGGCTCGGGCGATTTGCAAGGCATGGATCGCCGTCCCGGCGCCGATGCCGGTC
The DNA window shown above is from Tautonia rosea and carries:
- the menC gene encoding o-succinylbenzoate synthase; translation: MQLRRIDLKLVRLPLVRPFRTSSHVKDHLAHILVRAESADGLVGWGECASPSDPYYCPETTETCWHILRDFLGPLVLGKDWETIDDLTALYRLVKGNNFAKAGLEMACCDLLARSQDISLARFIGGVRPKIASGVSLGIEDDLSALLDTIERHLSAGYKRIKLKIGPGRDVEVVREVRRVYPGILLQVDANSAYTLDDIDMLRRLDEFDLLLIEQPLAHDDIIDHARLQAALQTPICLDESIHSVDDARKALELEACRVINIKVSRVGGLMEARRIHDYCFTRCVPVWCGGMHEFGIGRAANVALSSLPGFVFPGDVSGSDKYYLQDIVDPPVLAFDGDVPVPKGPGLGHEPVEEIIIGNTRREVTLDANEVDR
- a CDS encoding M20 family metallopeptidase — encoded protein: MPPHDLLPHLSSRLDDIVMLLRTLVEHESPSKDKGALDALADRLTGFLHHAGASSVDRIANVEGGDHLLARFDFGHTAPDAPRPALLMAHFDTVWPVGTLTTMPFRVEDGRVHGPGTFDMKGGLTLLLTALTALRDLNLSPPRPVEFLLTSDEEIGSPNSRSLIEATAQNAAYALVPEPPLPGGGLKTARKGVGRYTLNVSGIPAHSGIEPEKGRSALLELAHQIIAIHAIADPSLGTTLTVGRAEGGGAVNVVPASATAEIDVRVSTLDEADRVDHALHALTPTLDGTTLTLTGRLNRPPMERTAATASLFERAREAAQPLGLDLTEGSTGGGSDANFTSAIGLPTLDGLGPLGAGAHAVHEHIEVDSLPLRAALIASLIQSL
- a CDS encoding zinc-binding dehydrogenase gives rise to the protein MKAMVLREFGSIEHFHLEEVPDPSPGPGEVVIRLRAAALNHRDLWISRNMYPNVTLPAILGSDGAGQVAGLGDGVEGLRIGQDVIINPSLDWGRNERVQGERFRILGMPDHGTFAELIVVPLENVFPKPAGLHFEQAAALPLAGLTAYRAVVTKGQVQPGEVVLVTGIGAGTAIHALQIARALGARVFVTSGSDAKLERAKELGAEGGVNYRDPNWPDTLRALGGRPDVVIDSAGGETFAHAVDLLRPGGRLVNFGTTTGPVPSLNVFPIFWKQLQLLGTTMGTPAEFAALLELVEDRGIQPVVDQTYFLDDLRDALRRMEHSEQFGKIVIKID
- the xseA gene encoding exodeoxyribonuclease VII large subunit, whose translation is MPGPSLFDSLPDPHDRDPKATAGGVGLPSAPPVLSVTELTSLIRELLESAFAEVAVCGEISNLSRPKSGHVYFDIKDEGARIRAVLWRTQAARVPFDLENGLAVRAWGSVDLYPPHGSYQINVRTIEPEGIGPLELAFRQLCDRLRIEGLFDPARKRPLPKFPRRIVVVSSPTGAAVRDILTITGRRWPSAEILIAPAKVQGQGAAEEVAAAIAMANRLRQVDLILVGRGGGSLEDLWAFNEEVVARAIVASRVPIVSGVGHETDLTIADLVADLRGPTPSGAAELAVPDARDVLDRLETLSGRMARALALRSSDARSRLESLADRSDRAMARLLDRRRDRLAALAGQLDALSPLAVLSRGYSLTQRLDDGRVVRAPDDARPGTVIRTRLASGSILSRVEASPTDGEPAHDELNASSADTKRPARRDRRPAPGAAAPVPTDRPRKRLAPGGSGPFRTDPERS
- the xseB gene encoding exodeoxyribonuclease VII small subunit translates to MPDDPQTSPTASEPNPPSFEVALGQIEAIVSDLERGTLDLDASLERYERGVRLLAQCRTTLQTAERRVALLTGTSEEGDALTTPFDDPSALAADPDDD
- a CDS encoding sugar phosphate isomerase/epimerase family protein gives rise to the protein MTSNDATAPSGSRTLSRRQWIQGTLGALAGTAMVPAAARTLLATPKGAPLNPPRYCLNTSTIRGANSEVGLVDQIRIAAEAGYDAIEPWLRDINRFKDEGGSVRDLGQQIADAGLAVPSAIGFARWAVDNTDERAAGLEEARRDMATLAAIGGTRLAAPPVGLTDQRYGDLLTLAERYATLLELGTEFGVVPQLEVWGFSQTFQRLGEVAFVAVESGRPDACILPDVYHLYKGGSSLEGLLYLNGASIHVFHLNDYPAEPPRESISDADRVFPGDGVAPFDRLREILSAIGFNGTFSLELFNRTYWTRDPLEVAREGLRKMKAVTGDPA